Genomic segment of Xanthomonas sp. DAR 35659:
CCGGTACCCTTGTCCGAATGAGCGAGTTCTCCCCACCCGCCACGCGCCGACACGGTGGGGCGCTGCGCTGGGTTCGTTACGGCTACCGTGTGCCGCTGCTGGCCTTGCATGTGCTGTTTTCGCTGCCGTTCCTGCTGGTGTGCATGGCGCTGTCGCCCGGCCGCGCCGGCACCGAATCCTTCGGCGACCGCGTGGTCTGCTGGTGGTCGACCTGGCTGTTGCGCATCTTCGGCTTGCGCGTGCGCCGCATCGGCACGCCGCTGCCCAACCCGGTCCTGTTCGTCGCCAATCACGTCAGCTGGATCGACATCGTGATGCTGCACAGCCAGCGCATGATGGGCTTCGTCGCCAAGCGCGAGATCGCCGGCTGGCCGCTGGTCGGCTGGCTGGCCGCGCGCGGGCAGACCATCTTCCACCAGCGCGGCAGCACCGAATCGCTGGGCGGGGTGCTGCAGGCGATGCTGGAACGGCTGCGCTCCGGGCGCTCGGTCGGCGTGTTCCCGGAAGGCCGTACCCGCGGCGGCCACGACGTCGGCCCGTTCCACGCGCGGATCTTCCAGGCCGCGGTGGAGGCCGAGGTGGCGGTGCAGCCGGTGGCGCTGCGCTACGGCGCTGGCGGATCGGCGCAGACCGTCGTCGCGTTCGGCCCGCACGAGAGCTTCTTCGCCAACTTCCTGCGCCTGCTCGGCGAGCCCGGCGCGGTGGCCGAAGTGCATTTCCTGGAGCCGATCCGGCTGCAGGACGTGGAAGGGCGCCGGCGCATCGCCGAGATCTCGCGCGCGCGCATCATCGCGGCGATGGCGCAGCGCTGACCATGCGGCATCGCGGCCCGGACGATTTGACGCATTGCTCCAATCACCTGGCGCAAGCTCGCGAGCGATGATGAACGCCGCCGATTATTCCCCCCCGCGGTGGCTGCGCAACCCGCACCTACAATCGGTGCTGGGTTCCAGCGTGTTGCGCGTGCGCCGCGGCGAACAGCTGCTCGCCGCCAGCGGGGCGACCACCACCTCGCACATCCTCGATGGCGGCGACGGCGTGCGCCTGCAGGGCTGGCTGAGCGTGCCGGCCGGGGCCGAGCCGCGTGGGACCGTGCTGCTGTTGCACGGCTGGGAGGGCAGCGCCGACTCCAGCTACATGCGCCTGACCGCCGCGCAGATGCTGGCGCGCGGTTACCAGGTGTTCCGGCTCAACTTCCGCGACCACGGCGGCACCCACCACCTCAACGTCGACCTGTTCCATTCCGATCGCCTGGACGAGGTGGTCAACGCCGCCGGCGACCTGTGGCGGCGCTTCCCGGCCCCGACCCTGCTGGCCGCCGGTTATTCGCTCGGCGGCAACTTCGCGCTGCGCCTGGCCATGCGCGCGCCGGCCGCCGGCCTGCCGCTGCGCCACGTGGCCGCGGTGTGTCCGTTGCTGGATCCGGCCACCACCATGCAGCGGATCGAGAACGGCCCGCAGTTCTACGACTGGTACTTCCGCCGCAAGTGGCGCGAATCGCTGCTGCGCAAGCGCGAACTGTTCCCCGACCGGCACGGCTACGACGACGCCACCCTGGCTCTGGACATGCGCGAACTGATGGGCTGGCTGGCGCAGCGGCACGCCGGCTTCGCCAGCCTGGAAGCCTACTTCGACAGCTATTCGATCGCCGGCGACCGCCTGCTGGGCCTGACCGTGCCGGCCGACATCCTGATGGCCGAGGACGACCCGGTGATCCCGCTGGACGATTTCCGCAGCTGGCGCCTGCCGCCGCCGGCACGGCTGGAGATCGCGCGCTGGGGCGGGCATTGCGGCTTCATCGAGAACGCGCGCGGCGACGGCTTCGCCGAGCGCTGGGTGGCCGAGCGCCTCACCGAAGGCCTGACGGACTGATCCTGACGGACTGCCGGGCACGCCGGCCAGGCGATGCCCCTGGCCCGGCGCTGGGCCGTGCCCGATTGCGCTGCGCTCCCGCTGGCGCGCCGCGTCCCATACCGGCAGGCCCGGTCGGCGCCGGCCCGGGCGGCGAGAGCGTCCCGCTACAATGCCGGTTTGCCCCGAGCCGGACCCTCCATGCAAGAGCACATTCTCGACGCCCTGCGCCGCCAGGCCAATGCCGATGCCCTGCGCATCGCCCAGGACTGGGTGGCCGACGCCGCCGACGACGCGCAGGCGCACCGGTGGCTGGCGCTGGCGCAGCAGCAGAACGGTGACGCCGCCGCCGCGCTGGCCAGCATCGACCAGGCCATCGCGCTGGCGCCGGAAGACGCCGGCCTGCACCTGCTGCGCGCCGGCATGCTGCTCGGCGCCAACGACCTGGCCCAGGCCGAGGACGCCCTAGCGCGCACCGCCGCGCTGGATCCGAACCAGTTCCTGGCCTACGTGATGCGCGCGCACCTGGCGCTGGGCCGCGGCGATCTGGACGAAGTGGAGCGGCTCAGCCGCACCGCCGCGCGGCTGGATCCGGAGCATCCGCAACTGCTGGGCCTGGACGGCATGCTGGCGCTGCGCCGCGGCGACGCCGATCGCGCGCTGGCGCTGCTGTCGCAGGCCAGCAAGGCGCTGCCCGACGATCCGCGGCTGCTGTACGCGCTGGGCTTCGCCTACCTGGAGAAGCAGCACCTGGCCTTCGCCGAGACCGCGTTCCGCCGCGTCGCCGCGCTGACCTCCGGCACCAGTGCGCTGATGGCGCTGGTCGCGCAGTTGGCGCATCGCCAGGGCCGCCTCGACGACGCGATCGCGGCGCTGGACACGGTGCTGGCCGATCCGGTCAGCGACACCGCCGGCATGCGGCGCCTGGCCGGCGAATACGCGCTGCAGGCCGGGCGCCCGGACGTCGCGCTGGAGCACCTGCGGCGCGCGCTGGGCGTGGCCCCGGCCGACCGCCGCACCCTGCACGCGGCGCTGATCGCCTGGCAGCGGCTGGGCGCGGTCGACGACGCCCGCGCCACCCTGGAGGCGGCGTTGGCCACCACGTCCGACGCGCACGAACTGTGGCTGGCGCGGCTGGCGCTGGAGCCGATCGGCGGCGCCGAGGCGCGCGCGCTGATCGCGCGCTGGCAGGCGGCGATGCCCGAGCACGTGCCGGCGCTGGAGGCGCAGTTGCGGGTACACGACATGGCCGACGAACGCGATCAGGCCGAAACGGTGGCGCGGCGCATCGTGGCGCTGGAGCCGGGTCGCCTCAGCGGCGAGGAACGCATCGTCGAGGCACTGCTGGAGCGCGGCGCGCACGACGCGGCGATCGACCACGTGCGCGGGCTGATGCTGCGCCTGCCCGAGAACGAACAGACCCGCGTGCGGCCCTGGCTGGCGGCGGTGCAGGATGCCGCCGGGCGCCCGCACGAGGCGCTGGCGACCTGGCTGACCTTCCAGCAGGAGCAGTTGCCGCACCTGCTGCCGCTGCCGCCGCTGGGCCAGGCGCCGGCGCAGTGGCCGCCGCTGGGCGAGATCGACCCGCAGGCGCGCGCGCGGCCGCTGTTCGTGTGGGGCGCGCCGGGCAGCGGCGTGGAGCGGCTGATCGCGGTGCTGGGCGCCTCCAGCCAGGTGCTGCGCAGCGACCGCTTCGGCACCCAGCCGCCCACCGACGGCTTCCAGCGCTATCGCACCATCGCGCAGCTGGACGGCGGCGAACTCGACGGCGCGGCGCTGCTCGCCGAGTGGCGCGCGCAATTGCCGGCGCGCGGCATCGACGACGGCAACATCGTCGATTGGCTGCTGTGGTGGGACAACGCGCTGCTGCGCGCGCTGCGCCCGCACCTGCCGGAAGGCCGGTTGCTGATCGCCCTGCGCGACCCGCGCGACATGTTGCTGGACTGGCTCGCCAACGGCGCGCCGGCGCCGCTGGGGCTGGCCTCGCCGGAGGCCGGCGCGCAGTGGCTGGCGGCGCTGCTGGCGCAGGTCGCCGACCTGCACGAGCAGGACCTGTATCCGCACCGGTTGTTGCGCCTGGACGGGATCGAGGCCGACCCGGCGGCGGTGGCCGCGGCGCTGGAGCAGGCGTTCGGGGTTCCGTTCCCGACCGTGCCCACGCTCGGCCCGCCGCGCCTGCCGGCCGGTCACTGGCGCGCCTACGCGGCGCCGCTGGCGGCCGCGTTCGCCCTGCTCACGCCGGTCGCCGTGCGGCTTGGCTACGCTGAAACCTGATCCCCCAAGGAGCATTCCGCATGCGTCTTCGCAGTGACAGCATCCAGCCCGGCAAGCCGATCCCCGCGACCTACGCGATGGGCCAGGCCGACGGCTTCGCCGCCAACCGCAACCCGCACCTGGCTTGGGACGCGGTGCCGGCCGGCACCGCGTCGTTCGTGCTGCTGTGCATCGACCCGGACGTGCCGACCGTGGCCGAGATGGTCGGCCGCGACGACGTGCAGATCCCGGTCGAGCAGCCGCGCACCAATTTCGTGCATTGGGCTGCCGTTGAGATTCCGGCCGACGTGCGCGCCATCGCCGAGGGCAGCGCCAGTGATGGCGTGGTCGCCAAGGGCAAGCGCCAGCCGCCCGGCCTGCCCGGCGCGCGGCAGGGGTTGAACAGCTACACCGACTGGTTCGCCGGCGACGCCCAGATGGGCGGCGACTACTACGGTTACGACGGCCCGTATCCGCCGGCCAACGACCTGCGCCTGCACCGCTACTTCTTCCGCCTGTTCGCGCTGGACGTGGCCACGCTGGACCTGCCGGCCCGCTTCACCGCCGCCGACGCGCTGCGCGCGATGCAGGGCCATGTGCTGGGCGAGGCCAGCCTGTACGGCACGTACAGCCTGAATCCCAAGCTCGCCTAAGCCGGCCTAAGCCCCTCTCCCATCGGGAGAGGGGTTGGGGTGAGGGTAAGGCGCGAAAGCGTCTCGCGGAGTGTGGGCGCACGAGACTGCGCCCGTACCCTCATCCGCCCCTACGGGGCACCTTCTCCCGAAGGGAGAAGGAAGAGCCGCTAGCCCCTCTCCCACCGGGAGAGGGGTTGGGGTGAGGGTCCGGCGCGAAAGCGTCTCGCGGAGTGTGGGCGCACGAGGCTGCGCCCGTACCCTCATCCGCCCCTGCGGGGCACCTTCTCCCGAGGGGAGAAGGAACAGCCGCTAGCCCCTCTCCCACCGGGAGAGGGGTTGGGGTGAGGGTCCGGCGCGAAAGCGACGCGCGGAGTGTGGGCGCACAAGGCTTCGCCCGTCCCCTAATCCGGCGCTGCGCGCCACCTTCTCCCGCTCTGGGAGAAGGTGGCGCCTCACGCCCCCGGCAGCAACAGCAGCAGTGCCACGCCCAGCACGATGCGATACACCGCGAATGCAGTGAAGCGGTGCGACTTGATGTAGCCCAGCAGCCACTTCACCACGACGAAGCCGGTCACCACCGCGGCGGCGAAGGCGATGGCGACATCGCCCCAGTCCTCGCTGCCCAGCGCGCCGTCCTTGTACAGCTCCAGGAACGAGTAGCCGCTGGCCGCGAACATGGTCGGGATGCCGACCATGAACGCGAAGTCGGCCGCCGCCGAGCGCTTGCTCAGGCCCAGCAGCATCGCCAGGAAGATCGTCGCCGCCGAGCGCGAGGTGCCGGGGAACACGCCGGCCACCACCTGCGCCAGGCCCACCGCGATCGCGACCTTCCAGGTCACCGTGTCGCGCTCCGGCAGGCGCGCGGCGAAATGCTCGGCCACCAGCATCCATATGCCGCCGATCACCAGCGCCCAGGCCACCGGATGCACCGTGTCCGGCAACTGCCAGCCGGCCTTGCGCACCACCAGGCCGACCACCGCGGTGACCAGGAACGCGGCGCCCAGCTTCATCACGTAGTCGCGATTGGCGCGGTCGCCCAGGCCGGTGGCCAGCGTCCACAGCCGCTGCCGGAACACCAGGGTGGTGGCCAGGATCGCGCCGGCCTGGATCACGATGTTGAAGAAGTCCGAGCGGCGGCCGAGCCATTGCTCGGCGATCAGCAGGTGGCCGGTGCTGGAAATCGGCAGGAATTCGGTCAGGCCTTCGATGATGCCCAGCAGCAGGGCGGAAAACATGTCGCTCATGGGGGAGGAGGACTCGTGGGGGAGGGAGAGCCGGGAAAGGATAGAGCATTGTTTTGCGCACCATTTAAGTGCGCAGAATCAGAACTGCACCGATGTGGTGCGACGCGGCCGCCCTGTTGGCGTGCGTCCTTCACCAGAATCAAGGACTTGTGAATACATCACAGTTGGCATGCCGATTGCTGTCATGCCAGCCAAGTCATTCACCAACCCGAGGTTGCATCGATGTCTGCGGAAACTATTGAGAAGCTGGTCAAGGACAACAAGGTCGAGTTCGTCGACCTGCGGTTCGTCGATATGCGCGGCGTGCAGCAGCACGTGACCTTCCCGGTCAGCATCATCGAGCCGGCGCTGTTCGAGGAAGGCAAGATGTTCGACGGCAGCTCGATCGCCGGCTGGAAGGGCATCAACGAGTCCGACATGGTCCTGCTGCCCGACGCCGACACCGCCTTCATCGACCCGTTCATGGCCGATCCGACCCTGGTGCTGACCTGCGACATCCTCGACCCGGCCACCATGCAGAGCTACGACCGCGACCCGCGCGGCGTCGCCAAGCGCGCCGAGGCCTACCTCAAGTCCAGCGGCATCGCCGACCAGGCGTTCTTCGGCCCGGAGCCGGAATTCTTCATCTTCGACGGCGTGCGCTTCGGCAACGAGATGGGCCACACCTTCTTCAAGATCGATTCGGAAGAAGCGGCCTGGAGCAGCGGCAGCAAGATCGAAGGCGGCAACAGCGGCTACCGTCCGGCGGTCAAGGGCGGCTACTTCCCGGTGCCGCCGACCGATTCGCTGCAGGACCTGCGCGCGGAGATGTGCAAGACCCTGGAGCAGGTCGGCATCGAGGTCGAAGTGCACCACCACGAGGTGGCCACCGCCGGCCAGTGCGAGATCGGCACCAAGTTCAACTCGCTGGTGAAGAAGGCCGACGAACTGATGATGATGAAGTACATCATCAAGAACGTGGCCTACCGCAACGGCAAGACCGCGACCTTCATGCCCAAGCCGATCGTCGGCGACAACGGCTCGGGCATGCACGTGCACCAGTCGCTGGCCAAGGGCGGCACCAACCTGTTCTCCGGCGACGGCTACGGCGGCCTGTCGCAGCTGGCGCTGTGGTACATCGGCGGCATCTTCAAGCACGCCAAGGCGATCAACGCCTTCACCAACTCCGGCACCAACAGCTACAAGCGCCTGGTCCCGGGCTTCGAGGCGCCGGTGATGCTGGCCTACTCGGCGCGCAACCGCTCGGCCTCGTGCCGCATTCCGTGGGTCTCCAACCCGAAGGCGCGCCGCATCGAGATCCGCTTCCCCGATCCGCTGCAGTCCGGCTACCTGACCTTCGCCGCGCTGATGATGGCCGGCCTGGACGGCATCAAGAACCAGATCGACCCGGGCGCGCCCAGCGACAAGGATCTGTACGACCTGCCGCCGGAAGAGGAGAAGAAGATCCCGCAGGTGTGCTCCAGCCTCGACCAGGCGCTGGAAGCGCTCGACGCCGACCGCGAGTTCCTCAAGGCCGGCGGCGTGTTCAGCGACGACTTCATCGACGGCTACATCGCGCTGAAGATGCAGGAAGTGACCAAGTTCCGCGCCGCAACGCACCCGCTGGAATACCAGCTGTACTACGCGAACTGAGTTCCACGCGCGGCGGTGGCGAAGGTTTCCCCTCCCTCCTTCGTCATCGCCGCCACCTACTCGGCTGGGGAGCCGGGCGGGTGGTTCGCGCCCGAATCGATCGCAACAGTTGGTTGTGTCCAGGGGATGCACCACGAAAGACCGCGCTTGCGTGCCGTGGGCCACGCTCCCTCCCACGTCGCCGTCGCCGACGCACCGCGTGTGCGCCGCGCCACGGCGTGATCCGCGGCACGCACCGCGCAGCAGGACGGCGCCGCCGGGCGGCGCCGACGCCATGCAAACTGCCGGCACGCGTTCGCCAGCCGGTTCCTTCCACCAACGGGGTATGCGCATGAAACTGATCACCGCCATCATCCGGCCGTTCAAGCTCGACGAGGTCCGCG
This window contains:
- a CDS encoding lysophospholipid acyltransferase family protein, whose protein sequence is MSEFSPPATRRHGGALRWVRYGYRVPLLALHVLFSLPFLLVCMALSPGRAGTESFGDRVVCWWSTWLLRIFGLRVRRIGTPLPNPVLFVANHVSWIDIVMLHSQRMMGFVAKREIAGWPLVGWLAARGQTIFHQRGSTESLGGVLQAMLERLRSGRSVGVFPEGRTRGGHDVGPFHARIFQAAVEAEVAVQPVALRYGAGGSAQTVVAFGPHESFFANFLRLLGEPGAVAEVHFLEPIRLQDVEGRRRIAEISRARIIAAMAQR
- a CDS encoding undecaprenyl-diphosphate phosphatase: MSDMFSALLLGIIEGLTEFLPISSTGHLLIAEQWLGRRSDFFNIVIQAGAILATTLVFRQRLWTLATGLGDRANRDYVMKLGAAFLVTAVVGLVVRKAGWQLPDTVHPVAWALVIGGIWMLVAEHFAARLPERDTVTWKVAIAVGLAQVVAGVFPGTSRSAATIFLAMLLGLSKRSAAADFAFMVGIPTMFAASGYSFLELYKDGALGSEDWGDVAIAFAAAVVTGFVVVKWLLGYIKSHRFTAFAVYRIVLGVALLLLLPGA
- a CDS encoding YheT family hydrolase encodes the protein MNAADYSPPRWLRNPHLQSVLGSSVLRVRRGEQLLAASGATTTSHILDGGDGVRLQGWLSVPAGAEPRGTVLLLHGWEGSADSSYMRLTAAQMLARGYQVFRLNFRDHGGTHHLNVDLFHSDRLDEVVNAAGDLWRRFPAPTLLAAGYSLGGNFALRLAMRAPAAGLPLRHVAAVCPLLDPATTMQRIENGPQFYDWYFRRKWRESLLRKRELFPDRHGYDDATLALDMRELMGWLAQRHAGFASLEAYFDSYSIAGDRLLGLTVPADILMAEDDPVIPLDDFRSWRLPPPARLEIARWGGHCGFIENARGDGFAERWVAERLTEGLTD
- a CDS encoding YbhB/YbcL family Raf kinase inhibitor-like protein, which translates into the protein MRLRSDSIQPGKPIPATYAMGQADGFAANRNPHLAWDAVPAGTASFVLLCIDPDVPTVAEMVGRDDVQIPVEQPRTNFVHWAAVEIPADVRAIAEGSASDGVVAKGKRQPPGLPGARQGLNSYTDWFAGDAQMGGDYYGYDGPYPPANDLRLHRYFFRLFALDVATLDLPARFTAADALRAMQGHVLGEASLYGTYSLNPKLA
- the glnA gene encoding type I glutamate--ammonia ligase; translation: MSAETIEKLVKDNKVEFVDLRFVDMRGVQQHVTFPVSIIEPALFEEGKMFDGSSIAGWKGINESDMVLLPDADTAFIDPFMADPTLVLTCDILDPATMQSYDRDPRGVAKRAEAYLKSSGIADQAFFGPEPEFFIFDGVRFGNEMGHTFFKIDSEEAAWSSGSKIEGGNSGYRPAVKGGYFPVPPTDSLQDLRAEMCKTLEQVGIEVEVHHHEVATAGQCEIGTKFNSLVKKADELMMMKYIIKNVAYRNGKTATFMPKPIVGDNGSGMHVHQSLAKGGTNLFSGDGYGGLSQLALWYIGGIFKHAKAINAFTNSGTNSYKRLVPGFEAPVMLAYSARNRSASCRIPWVSNPKARRIEIRFPDPLQSGYLTFAALMMAGLDGIKNQIDPGAPSDKDLYDLPPEEEKKIPQVCSSLDQALEALDADREFLKAGGVFSDDFIDGYIALKMQEVTKFRAATHPLEYQLYYAN
- a CDS encoding tetratricopeptide repeat protein, with protein sequence MQEHILDALRRQANADALRIAQDWVADAADDAQAHRWLALAQQQNGDAAAALASIDQAIALAPEDAGLHLLRAGMLLGANDLAQAEDALARTAALDPNQFLAYVMRAHLALGRGDLDEVERLSRTAARLDPEHPQLLGLDGMLALRRGDADRALALLSQASKALPDDPRLLYALGFAYLEKQHLAFAETAFRRVAALTSGTSALMALVAQLAHRQGRLDDAIAALDTVLADPVSDTAGMRRLAGEYALQAGRPDVALEHLRRALGVAPADRRTLHAALIAWQRLGAVDDARATLEAALATTSDAHELWLARLALEPIGGAEARALIARWQAAMPEHVPALEAQLRVHDMADERDQAETVARRIVALEPGRLSGEERIVEALLERGAHDAAIDHVRGLMLRLPENEQTRVRPWLAAVQDAAGRPHEALATWLTFQQEQLPHLLPLPPLGQAPAQWPPLGEIDPQARARPLFVWGAPGSGVERLIAVLGASSQVLRSDRFGTQPPTDGFQRYRTIAQLDGGELDGAALLAEWRAQLPARGIDDGNIVDWLLWWDNALLRALRPHLPEGRLLIALRDPRDMLLDWLANGAPAPLGLASPEAGAQWLAALLAQVADLHEQDLYPHRLLRLDGIEADPAAVAAALEQAFGVPFPTVPTLGPPRLPAGHWRAYAAPLAAAFALLTPVAVRLGYAET